In a genomic window of [Empedobacter] haloabium:
- a CDS encoding DUF2339 domain-containing protein: MEYLYLLVTFVVAIIALRAATEARSKVRELERRNALLQSALNELRGRVDYWVGRQAASTEPAAPAAQPIPAAAAPAPEAAQPPATSTQPAPAAAPGAAARTAAPASIFPVFATGTPAVQMPQWQPPPVRAPQAEHTPEPVAKAVPAAPQPTPPAPAAKPEPARPASRPAPAWVEAARRWLFTGNLVAKLGLVILLIGVSFLLKYVASQIVIPIELRIAAVAVADIFLLRWGWRIRDSRRAIALPVQGAAIGIFELLTFASFRLYDLIPGGAAFVLLFALTVFTCLLAVMQNAVWLALFGIVTGFAAPIVTSTGGGSHIGLFSYYALLNAGIFAIALKRSWRSLNLAGFIMTFGIGTAWGLRSYTPADYLSVQLFLLLFVLFYTGISLAFAASRQVGQRPYIDAILVFGTPVAGAGLQFALVRDMPFGVAFAALGMGLYYTALAVYLWRHRGEHFRQLVGSFLTVGVLFGTLAIPMALDGRATSAAWAAEGAAIVWAGLRLQRRRTWMFGLALQLGSWLAFLGSTARLTPQQALDASMWLGFLILAASAGVMAWRFQAVGDHGRARNGIRMGLWWLTAATLLIGAWIEIGLRADGTVRAALLAGSALLLCAAVATAGPRLRVAGTRVVALAIQLLAALAVLWQILGSWTLGTGNWAERPVVAILMITGSALFSAWRLREDAPRWSRTMLAWSAAWWYGSVASIGADLLADLIDIRSGIVSLDWWSAYALCIAVSALLFTLAARRLAWPALRWLAAPCWLALGLALATALVILYSGHTLAWREWGVLAVLLVVSEVLLQGWPRNGWELGRKRTLAVHALRTAGPWLVIWPAGYELLVRWLAGPALYRDLLATAGWDAAGVWGQCLPAWLQMGVLAWLLRAVRQERWPVAPFGPWYARMLLPLATLWCVLRVIWWNLVQDGGMAPLPYLPLLNPVDLSTAFAAALVFAHCRVALPDLAAAARGRLRWLAGVAAFGWLNLMLLRTAAHVLDLPYEAGALLASRAVEAMLSLVWALSALVLMRFAVRRSLRAAWLAGAAILLLVVAKLFLVDLDGSGSMERIVSFVGVGLLMLAIGYLAPFPTDRSGPDDKRDGEAA, encoded by the coding sequence TTGGAATACCTTTATTTGCTGGTCACCTTCGTGGTGGCCATTATCGCTTTGCGCGCCGCGACGGAGGCCAGGAGCAAGGTGCGCGAGCTCGAGCGCCGCAACGCGCTCTTGCAGAGTGCGCTGAACGAGTTGCGCGGACGCGTCGACTACTGGGTCGGCCGTCAGGCGGCGTCAACCGAGCCCGCTGCGCCGGCCGCGCAACCCATCCCCGCCGCGGCAGCCCCGGCGCCCGAGGCCGCGCAGCCACCCGCAACGTCAACGCAGCCGGCGCCCGCGGCGGCGCCTGGAGCTGCCGCGCGCACTGCCGCGCCGGCGTCCATTTTCCCGGTCTTCGCCACCGGGACGCCCGCTGTCCAGATGCCGCAATGGCAGCCGCCGCCGGTGCGCGCACCGCAGGCGGAGCACACGCCCGAACCGGTCGCCAAAGCGGTGCCGGCCGCGCCACAGCCAACGCCGCCCGCGCCCGCCGCCAAACCTGAGCCGGCCCGCCCGGCCTCGCGCCCCGCGCCGGCCTGGGTGGAGGCCGCCCGGCGCTGGCTGTTCACGGGCAACCTGGTGGCCAAGCTGGGCCTCGTCATCCTGCTGATCGGCGTCAGCTTCCTGCTGAAATACGTGGCCAGCCAGATCGTCATCCCGATCGAACTGCGCATCGCCGCCGTCGCCGTGGCCGACATCTTCCTGCTGCGCTGGGGCTGGCGCATCCGCGACTCGCGGCGCGCCATCGCGCTGCCGGTGCAGGGTGCGGCCATCGGCATCTTCGAGCTGCTGACCTTTGCCAGCTTCCGCCTGTACGACCTGATCCCCGGTGGCGCCGCGTTCGTGCTGCTGTTCGCGCTGACCGTCTTCACCTGCCTCCTGGCCGTCATGCAGAACGCCGTGTGGCTGGCGCTGTTCGGCATCGTCACCGGCTTCGCCGCGCCGATCGTGACGTCGACCGGCGGCGGCAGCCATATCGGGCTGTTCTCCTACTACGCTCTGCTCAATGCCGGCATTTTCGCCATCGCGCTGAAGCGTTCCTGGCGCTCGCTCAACCTGGCCGGCTTCATCATGACCTTCGGCATCGGCACCGCCTGGGGCCTGCGCTCGTACACGCCGGCCGATTACCTGTCGGTACAGCTGTTCCTGCTGCTGTTCGTGCTGTTCTACACCGGCATCTCGCTGGCGTTCGCCGCCAGCAGGCAGGTCGGCCAGCGGCCGTATATCGACGCGATCCTCGTGTTTGGCACGCCGGTGGCAGGTGCCGGCCTGCAGTTCGCGCTGGTGCGCGACATGCCGTTCGGCGTCGCCTTTGCCGCGCTGGGCATGGGCCTGTATTACACGGCGCTGGCCGTGTACTTGTGGCGTCACCGGGGCGAGCACTTCCGCCAGCTGGTCGGCTCCTTCCTGACGGTAGGTGTGCTGTTCGGTACCCTGGCCATTCCGATGGCACTGGACGGCCGCGCCACGTCGGCGGCGTGGGCCGCCGAGGGGGCCGCCATCGTCTGGGCCGGCTTGCGCCTGCAGCGCCGCCGCACCTGGATGTTCGGCCTGGCCCTGCAGCTGGGCAGCTGGCTGGCCTTCCTCGGCAGCACGGCAAGGCTGACGCCGCAACAGGCGCTCGACGCGTCGATGTGGCTGGGCTTCCTGATCCTGGCCGCCAGCGCCGGCGTGATGGCGTGGCGCTTCCAGGCCGTGGGCGACCACGGCCGGGCCCGCAATGGCATCCGCATGGGCCTGTGGTGGCTGACGGCCGCCACCCTGCTGATCGGCGCGTGGATCGAGATCGGCCTGCGTGCCGACGGCACCGTTCGCGCCGCGCTCCTGGCCGGCAGCGCCTTGCTGCTGTGCGCCGCCGTCGCCACCGCGGGGCCGCGCTTGCGCGTGGCCGGCACGCGTGTCGTGGCGCTGGCGATCCAGTTGCTGGCCGCGCTGGCCGTGCTGTGGCAGATCCTCGGCTCCTGGACACTTGGCACCGGCAACTGGGCCGAACGGCCTGTCGTGGCGATCCTGATGATCACGGGCAGTGCGCTGTTCAGCGCATGGCGCCTGCGCGAGGACGCGCCGCGCTGGTCGCGCACGATGCTGGCCTGGAGCGCCGCCTGGTGGTATGGCAGCGTGGCGAGCATCGGCGCGGACCTGCTGGCAGACCTGATCGACATCCGCTCCGGCATCGTCTCGCTGGACTGGTGGTCCGCCTATGCGCTGTGCATCGCCGTTTCCGCGCTGCTGTTCACGTTGGCCGCGCGGCGGCTGGCCTGGCCGGCCTTGCGCTGGCTGGCCGCGCCGTGCTGGCTGGCGCTGGGGCTCGCACTCGCCACCGCATTGGTGATCCTGTACAGCGGCCACACACTGGCCTGGCGCGAGTGGGGCGTGTTGGCGGTGCTGCTGGTCGTCAGCGAAGTGCTGCTGCAGGGCTGGCCGCGCAACGGCTGGGAGCTGGGCCGCAAGCGCACGCTGGCGGTACACGCGCTGCGCACGGCTGGTCCGTGGCTGGTGATCTGGCCGGCGGGGTACGAGCTGCTCGTGCGCTGGCTGGCCGGTCCCGCGCTGTACCGGGACTTGCTGGCGACGGCCGGCTGGGATGCCGCCGGAGTGTGGGGCCAGTGCCTGCCGGCCTGGCTGCAGATGGGCGTGCTGGCCTGGCTGCTGCGCGCGGTGCGCCAGGAGCGCTGGCCGGTGGCGCCGTTCGGCCCCTGGTACGCGCGCATGCTGCTGCCGCTGGCGACCCTCTGGTGCGTGCTGCGGGTGATCTGGTGGAATCTGGTGCAGGACGGCGGCATGGCGCCGCTGCCTTATCTGCCCTTGCTCAATCCAGTGGACCTGTCGACCGCCTTCGCCGCGGCGCTGGTATTCGCGCACTGCCGCGTGGCGCTGCCGGATCTGGCCGCAGCGGCGCGTGGCCGGCTGCGCTGGCTGGCCGGCGTGGCGGCATTCGGCTGGCTCAACCTGATGCTGCTGCGCACGGCGGCGCACGTGCTGGATCTGCCGTACGAGGCTGGCGCGCTGCTCGCCTCGCGCGCGGTGGAGGCGATGCTGTCGCTGGTGTGGGCGCTGTCGGCACTGGTGCTGATGCGCTTTGCCGTGCGCCGGTCCTTGCGCGCGGCCTGGCTGGCCGGGGCGGCCATCCTGCTGCTGGTGGTCGCCAAGCTGTTCCTGGTCGATCTCGATGGCAGCGGCAGCATGGAGCGCATCGTGTCGTTCGTCGGCGTGGGCCTGCTGATGCTGGCAATCGGCTACCTGGCGCCATTCCCGACCGACAGATCGGGACCCGACGACAAACGCGATGGAGAAGCGGCATGA
- a CDS encoding DUF3999 family protein yields the protein MRGSMISGVALAWLALGSAAAAEKAGDKADDYGWQQKLSTSGREAVVQYRLPAGVYLHARSARLDDLRVFDSRGTVLPFALRAPAEQAQASRHSVPVRIFPVFGAPDDSAASTAIDIRRTADGALVSLGTRNPARADAPLAALVLDMRPDQQRDPQAPGTFDMLRFTLPPGTQRYQALLAVEASDDLKTWREVAQSQVSWMVSGDGAALAADRIEFEPREFRYARIRWLEGKPLQFAAITGEAVHYMGQAAPLDTLVLPATPGKNPGEWLYAASSALPVQRIGLELAERNVSLPVELGRYTELPALKGRSATTWRFDPMLKATFYRIEQGGRERRSGDLAIEPTHQPHWVVRPLTPTESKPSLRIGWAPATLVFLASGHAPYTLAYGRDDARPATRDLAEVAPGLSAAEIGKAEQVTAGPEQATPRAQERAASAAEQAATASQYRKAALWAALLAGLAVLGGMAWQLHRQMKAGQK from the coding sequence ATGAGAGGTTCGATGATTTCCGGCGTCGCGCTGGCCTGGCTGGCGCTGGGCAGCGCCGCGGCGGCCGAGAAGGCAGGCGACAAGGCGGACGACTACGGCTGGCAGCAGAAGCTGTCCACCAGCGGCCGCGAGGCTGTGGTGCAGTACCGTCTGCCGGCCGGCGTCTACCTGCACGCGCGCTCGGCGCGGCTGGACGACCTGCGCGTCTTCGACAGCCGCGGCACCGTGCTGCCGTTCGCGCTGCGGGCGCCGGCCGAACAGGCGCAGGCCAGCCGCCATTCGGTGCCGGTGCGGATATTCCCCGTCTTCGGCGCGCCGGACGACAGCGCCGCCAGCACCGCCATCGACATCCGCCGCACGGCGGACGGTGCGCTGGTCTCGCTGGGCACGCGCAACCCGGCGCGCGCCGATGCGCCGCTGGCCGCCCTGGTGCTGGACATGCGCCCGGACCAGCAACGCGACCCGCAGGCGCCCGGTACGTTCGACATGCTGCGCTTTACGCTGCCGCCGGGCACCCAGCGCTACCAGGCGCTGCTCGCCGTGGAAGCCAGCGACGACCTGAAGACCTGGCGCGAGGTCGCCCAAAGCCAGGTCAGCTGGATGGTCAGCGGCGATGGCGCGGCGCTGGCCGCCGACCGGATCGAGTTCGAGCCGCGCGAATTCCGCTATGCCCGCATCCGCTGGCTGGAGGGCAAGCCGCTGCAGTTCGCCGCCATCACGGGCGAAGCCGTGCATTACATGGGCCAGGCCGCGCCGCTCGACACGCTGGTGCTGCCAGCCACCCCTGGCAAGAACCCGGGCGAATGGCTGTACGCGGCATCGAGCGCGCTGCCGGTGCAGCGTATCGGCCTGGAGCTGGCCGAACGCAACGTCAGCCTGCCGGTGGAGCTGGGCCGCTACACCGAGCTGCCGGCATTGAAGGGGCGCAGCGCCACCACCTGGCGCTTCGATCCCATGCTGAAGGCGACGTTCTACCGCATCGAGCAGGGCGGGCGCGAGCGCCGCTCGGGCGACCTGGCGATCGAGCCGACGCACCAGCCGCACTGGGTGGTGCGGCCGCTGACGCCGACCGAGAGCAAGCCCTCGCTGCGGATCGGCTGGGCACCGGCCACGCTGGTATTCCTGGCCAGCGGCCATGCCCCATACACGCTGGCTTACGGCCGCGACGATGCCAGGCCGGCCACGCGCGACCTGGCCGAAGTGGCGCCCGGCCTGTCGGCGGCGGAGATCGGCAAGGCCGAGCAGGTGACGGCAGGGCCGGAGCAGGCCACGCCACGCGCGCAGGAGCGCGCGGCCAGCGCGGCCGAACAGGCCGCGACGGCGTCGCAGTATCGCAAGGCGGCCCTGTGGGCGGCGCTGCTGGCGGGACTGGCGGTGCTGGGAGGGATGGCGTGGCAGCTGCACCGGCAGATGAAGGCGGGGCAGAAGTAA
- a CDS encoding leucyl aminopeptidase, translating into MDFSIKAFDTKNTITSAKTGCVAVAVFENKKLSQAAQSLDGSGEITAALKSGDITGKPGSTLLLRGVTGVAAERVLLVGLGNVEGVTEKSFTGAVQAAVKVFSTLGAADAIIALPMTEVKERDVNWAIRTVVQIARDAAYRSDAQKSKKDPAPAGVRKLALAVPNNAATKLALAQAIAIANGMQLTKDLGNLSPNVCTPTYLAETAKKLGKDYKFNVEVLERKQLEALKMGSFLSVTNGSEQPPKFIVMKHMGGKPKDAPVVLVGKGITFDTGGISIKPGPGMDEMKYDMCGAGSVLGTFRAIGELGLKLNVIGIVAACENMPSGRATKPGDIVTSMNGLTIEILNTDAEGRLILCDALTYAERFNPAAVIDIATLTGACVVALGHHHSGLFTRDDDQHNALAEELANAGKAVSDTTWRLPIGEQYNEQLKSNFADLANIGTPGGASCTAAAFLENFTRKYTWAHVDIAGTAWKSGGAKGATGRPVPLLTNFLIGRT; encoded by the coding sequence ATGGACTTTAGCATAAAAGCATTCGACACAAAGAACACCATCACGTCGGCCAAGACCGGCTGTGTCGCAGTTGCTGTTTTCGAAAACAAGAAGCTCTCGCAAGCGGCCCAGTCCCTCGACGGCAGCGGTGAAATCACGGCCGCACTGAAATCCGGCGACATCACGGGCAAGCCCGGCTCCACGCTGCTGCTGCGCGGCGTCACGGGCGTGGCGGCGGAGCGCGTCCTGCTGGTCGGCCTGGGTAACGTGGAAGGCGTGACGGAGAAAAGCTTTACCGGTGCGGTGCAAGCCGCCGTCAAGGTGTTCTCGACCCTCGGCGCGGCGGACGCCATTATCGCACTACCGATGACGGAAGTGAAAGAGCGCGACGTCAACTGGGCGATCCGCACCGTGGTGCAGATCGCGCGCGACGCCGCCTACCGCAGCGATGCGCAGAAGTCGAAGAAGGACCCGGCGCCCGCCGGCGTGCGCAAGCTGGCCCTGGCCGTGCCGAACAACGCCGCCACCAAGCTGGCCCTGGCGCAGGCGATCGCCATCGCCAACGGCATGCAGCTGACCAAGGACCTGGGCAACCTGTCGCCGAACGTCTGTACCCCGACCTACCTGGCCGAGACGGCCAAGAAGCTGGGCAAGGACTACAAGTTCAACGTGGAAGTGCTGGAGCGCAAGCAGCTCGAAGCGCTGAAGATGGGCAGCTTCCTGTCCGTCACGAACGGCAGCGAGCAGCCGCCCAAGTTCATCGTGATGAAGCACATGGGCGGCAAGCCGAAGGACGCGCCGGTGGTCCTGGTCGGCAAGGGCATCACGTTCGACACGGGCGGCATCTCGATCAAGCCGGGCCCCGGCATGGACGAGATGAAGTACGACATGTGCGGCGCCGGCTCCGTGCTGGGCACCTTCCGCGCCATCGGCGAACTGGGCCTGAAGCTGAACGTGATCGGCATCGTGGCCGCCTGCGAGAACATGCCGTCCGGCCGCGCCACCAAGCCGGGCGACATCGTCACGTCGATGAACGGCCTGACCATCGAGATCCTGAACACGGATGCCGAAGGCCGCCTGATCCTGTGCGACGCGCTGACCTACGCGGAACGCTTCAACCCGGCCGCCGTGATCGACATCGCCACGCTGACGGGCGCCTGCGTGGTCGCGCTGGGCCACCACCACAGCGGCCTGTTCACCCGTGACGACGACCAGCACAACGCGCTGGCCGAGGAACTGGCGAACGCCGGCAAGGCCGTCAGCGACACCACCTGGCGCCTGCCGATCGGCGAGCAGTACAACGAGCAGCTGAAATCGAACTTCGCCGACCTGGCCAACATCGGCACGCCGGGCGGCGCCTCGTGCACGGCCGCCGCGTTCCTGGAGAACTTCACCCGCAAGTACACCTGGGCGCACGTGGACATCGCCGGCACGGCCTGGAAGTCGGGCGGCGCCAAGGGTGCCACCGGCCGTCCGGTGCCGCTGCTGACCAACTTCCTGATCGGCCGTACCTGA
- the lptF gene encoding LPS export ABC transporter permease LptF — translation MIFQRALRRELASSAGATFTVLFTIIVTWTLITILGRAAGGKVASSDVLALIAFAALNYLPMILILTSFISVLMVVTRSYRDSEMVVWFASGQSLTKWIRPVLTFGFPIILLTGVLAFYATPWAKQKSAEYVERFAKREDLQKVSPGQFKESSSANRIFFVEGNAGQTASVQNVFVNQVDARGTSVIVAKEGVIETAPNGYRYLVLKNGRRYQGTPGQADFQTMEFDRYSMRVAQQAQELDAKRDANAIPTLELLALPTNAARAEILWRISLPITCLILMLLAIPMGFVNPRAGSSTNLIIALLIFFIYNNTVKMFEAAVKQGKFSFEMAWWPLHLLAALTVLAMFAWRLNVNHRLHPRALLAGLRRKGAAR, via the coding sequence ATGATTTTTCAACGTGCCTTGAGGCGTGAGCTGGCCAGCTCCGCAGGGGCTACCTTTACGGTGCTGTTTACCATCATCGTCACGTGGACCCTGATCACCATCCTGGGCAGGGCTGCCGGGGGCAAGGTGGCATCGTCCGACGTGCTCGCGCTGATCGCCTTCGCGGCCCTGAATTATCTGCCAATGATACTGATACTCACCAGTTTTATTTCGGTGCTGATGGTCGTCACGCGCAGCTATCGCGATTCCGAAATGGTGGTATGGTTCGCTTCCGGGCAGAGCCTGACCAAGTGGATCAGGCCCGTGCTCACGTTCGGCTTCCCCATCATCCTGCTGACGGGCGTGCTGGCGTTCTACGCCACGCCCTGGGCCAAGCAGAAAAGCGCCGAATACGTCGAGCGCTTCGCCAAGCGCGAGGACCTGCAGAAGGTCTCGCCCGGCCAGTTCAAGGAATCGTCGTCGGCCAACCGCATCTTCTTCGTCGAAGGGAACGCGGGCCAGACCGCGTCCGTGCAGAACGTGTTCGTCAACCAGGTCGATGCGCGCGGCACCTCCGTCATCGTGGCCAAGGAAGGCGTGATCGAGACGGCGCCGAACGGCTACCGCTACCTGGTGCTGAAGAACGGCCGGCGCTACCAGGGCACGCCCGGCCAGGCCGATTTCCAGACCATGGAGTTCGACCGCTACAGCATGCGCGTGGCGCAGCAAGCGCAGGAGCTCGACGCCAAGCGCGACGCCAACGCGATCCCCACGCTGGAGCTGCTGGCGCTGCCGACCAACGCGGCCCGCGCCGAGATCCTGTGGCGCATCTCGCTGCCGATCACCTGCCTGATCCTGATGCTGCTGGCGATTCCGATGGGCTTCGTCAATCCGCGCGCGGGCAGTTCGACCAACCTGATCATCGCGCTGTTGATCTTCTTCATCTATAACAATACCGTCAAGATGTTCGAAGCCGCGGTCAAGCAGGGCAAGTTCAGCTTCGAGATGGCCTGGTGGCCGCTGCACCTGCTGGCGGCGCTGACGGTGCTGGCGATGTTCGCCTGGCGCCTGAACGTCAACCACCGCCTGCATCCGCGCGCGCTGCTGGCCGGCCTGCGCCGCAAGGGAGCGGCACGATGA
- the lptG gene encoding LPS export ABC transporter permease LptG has protein sequence MSVLQRYFTVSILQAVAFVLLAFLGLLGFMDLTGELPGVGKNGYGMQHALLYVIVMVPQHVYEIMPVAALIGTIYTMAQFASTSEFTIMRAAGMSTRTAGWMLFKIGIILVAVTFVFGELIAPRTALIAERLHLTGKGATVSAEFKSGLWTKDIVKSEGLKGTVLGSRFFNVQKVLPDGRLVGVKLYEFDNSFRLRTLTVARNGVYQGENVWRLFDVTENHFSNPALLKGEATARNNFAQETGVVATQRHASKDLLSEITPKILSVSASDPERMSANELAVYTRHLQENRQQTERFKIAFWKKLIDPLAIFVLMALALPFAYLHTRSGGVSLKIFIGIMIGVGFLLVNTLFAHLGLLSSLPAFVTAIMPSLIFLLLALAALYWVERH, from the coding sequence ATGAGCGTATTGCAGCGTTACTTCACCGTCTCCATCCTGCAGGCGGTCGCGTTCGTGCTGCTGGCCTTCCTGGGCCTGTTGGGTTTCATGGACCTGACGGGCGAGCTGCCTGGTGTGGGCAAGAACGGCTACGGCATGCAGCACGCGCTGCTGTACGTGATCGTGATGGTGCCGCAGCACGTGTACGAGATCATGCCGGTGGCGGCGCTGATCGGTACCATCTACACGATGGCGCAGTTCGCGTCGACGTCGGAATTCACCATCATGCGCGCGGCCGGCATGTCCACCCGCACGGCCGGCTGGATGCTGTTCAAGATCGGCATCATCCTGGTGGCCGTCACGTTCGTGTTCGGCGAACTGATCGCGCCGCGCACGGCCCTGATCGCCGAGCGGCTGCACCTGACGGGCAAGGGCGCCACCGTGTCGGCCGAGTTCAAGTCGGGCCTGTGGACCAAGGACATCGTCAAGAGCGAAGGACTGAAGGGCACCGTGCTGGGCTCGCGCTTCTTCAATGTGCAAAAAGTGCTGCCGGACGGGCGCCTGGTGGGCGTCAAGCTGTACGAGTTCGACAACAGCTTCCGCCTGCGCACGCTGACGGTCGCCAGGAACGGCGTCTACCAGGGCGAGAACGTATGGCGCCTGTTCGACGTCACCGAGAACCATTTCAGCAATCCGGCGCTGCTCAAGGGCGAGGCGACCGCGCGCAACAACTTTGCCCAGGAGACCGGCGTGGTGGCCACGCAGCGCCATGCGAGCAAGGACCTGCTGTCCGAGATCACGCCGAAGATCCTGTCGGTATCGGCCTCGGACCCGGAGCGCATGTCGGCCAACGAGCTGGCCGTGTACACCCGCCACCTGCAGGAAAACCGCCAGCAGACGGAGCGCTTCAAGATCGCCTTCTGGAAGAAGCTGATCGACCCGCTGGCGATCTTCGTGCTGATGGCGCTGGCGCTGCCGTTCGCCTACCTGCACACGCGCAGCGGCGGCGTCAGCCTGAAGATCTTCATCGGCATCATGATCGGCGTCGGCTTCCTGCTGGTGAACACGCTGTTCGCCCACCTCGGCCTGCTGTCCTCGCTGCCGGCCTTCGTCACGGCGATCATGCCGAGCCTGATCTTCCTGCTGCTGGCGCTGGCCGCCTTGTACTGGGTCGAACGACACTAG
- a CDS encoding CbiX/SirB N-terminal domain-containing protein, whose translation MSTQALILFAHGARAASWAAPFERLRDLVAARTPGVDVSLAYLELMEPRLPERAAALVAQGVTHLTVVPVFLGQGGHVLRDLPLMIDELRAAHPGLTVKVVEAAGENDAVLRALADYCVGAL comes from the coding sequence ATGAGCACACAAGCACTGATCCTGTTCGCCCACGGCGCCCGCGCCGCCAGCTGGGCCGCGCCGTTCGAGCGCCTGCGCGACCTGGTGGCCGCGCGCACGCCCGGCGTGGACGTGTCGCTGGCCTACCTCGAACTGATGGAGCCGCGCCTGCCGGAGCGGGCGGCGGCGCTGGTGGCGCAGGGCGTCACCCATCTCACCGTGGTGCCCGTGTTCCTGGGGCAGGGCGGCCACGTGCTGCGCGACCTGCCGTTGATGATCGACGAGCTGCGCGCGGCGCATCCTGGCTTGACGGTGAAAGTGGTCGAGGCGGCGGGCGAGAACGACGCCGTGCTGCGCGCGCTCGCGGATTACTGCGTCGGCGCGCTGTGA
- a CDS encoding carbon-nitrogen hydrolase family protein, protein MTAPCVAAAQTVAARGDIAANVARHVALARRAAAEGARLVLFPELSLTGYEPTLAAELALSPGDARLAPLRDVASRERISVVAGAPLANADGKPLIAALTFTPQGGLHVYTKQYLHPGEETAFAPGTGGAALDVDGRRVALAVCAEIAHARHAAAAAEDGARLYAASVLVSVNGYAADAALLQGYAAMHRMPVLMANHGGMTGGWESAGRSALWDERGELVVAAAGGGECLLVARCDDVGWRGRVVK, encoded by the coding sequence GTGACGGCGCCTTGCGTCGCGGCGGCGCAGACGGTCGCCGCCCGTGGCGACATTGCGGCCAACGTGGCGCGCCATGTCGCGCTGGCCCGGCGCGCCGCGGCCGAGGGTGCGCGGCTGGTGCTGTTTCCGGAATTATCCCTGACCGGCTATGAGCCCACGCTGGCGGCGGAGCTGGCGCTGTCGCCCGGCGACGCGCGCCTGGCGCCCCTGCGCGACGTGGCGTCGCGCGAGCGTATCTCCGTCGTCGCCGGCGCGCCGCTGGCCAATGCGGACGGCAAGCCACTGATCGCGGCATTGACGTTTACGCCGCAGGGCGGGCTGCACGTGTACACCAAGCAGTACCTGCATCCCGGCGAGGAAACCGCGTTCGCGCCCGGCACGGGTGGCGCCGCGCTGGACGTGGACGGCCGCCGCGTCGCACTGGCGGTGTGCGCGGAGATCGCCCATGCGCGGCACGCGGCCGCGGCGGCGGAAGATGGCGCGCGGCTGTATGCGGCCAGCGTGCTGGTGTCGGTCAATGGCTATGCGGCCGATGCGGCGCTGTTGCAAGGGTATGCGGCCATGCACCGGATGCCGGTGCTGATGGCCAACCATGGTGGCATGACGGGTGGCTGGGAGAGCGCCGGGCGCAGTGCGTTGTGGGATGAGCGTGGAGAGTTGGTGGTCGCGGCGGCTGGCGGGGGCGAATGCCTGCTGGTGGCGCGCTGCGATGATGTGGGCTGGCGCGGGCGGGTCGTGAAATAG
- a CDS encoding DUF2382 domain-containing protein: MNQDRNPPIDRTGTATVPVAHSQPDGTVTVPVSQEEVAITTRVVDTGRGVRVSKTVTEQPEEVREILWQDSMDVRRVPVDKVVAQAPPSRYEGDTLVVPVLEEILVVEKRYRIKEELHITRVRKQHEHRETVPLRVEDVRVEAFDDGRPGDRHHPSQQEENES; encoded by the coding sequence ATGAACCAGGACCGGAACCCGCCCATCGACCGTACCGGCACCGCCACGGTGCCTGTTGCCCACTCACAGCCCGACGGCACCGTCACGGTGCCCGTCAGCCAGGAGGAGGTGGCGATCACGACCCGTGTCGTCGACACGGGCCGCGGCGTACGCGTCAGCAAGACCGTCACGGAGCAGCCCGAGGAAGTGCGGGAGATCCTGTGGCAGGACAGCATGGACGTGCGCCGGGTCCCGGTCGACAAGGTGGTGGCCCAAGCCCCACCGTCGCGTTACGAGGGCGACACCCTCGTGGTTCCGGTCCTCGAAGAGATTCTGGTGGTGGAGAAGCGCTACCGGATCAAGGAGGAGCTTCACATCACCAGGGTACGCAAGCAGCATGAGCACCGGGAGACCGTGCCGTTGCGGGTCGAAGACGTGCGCGTGGAAGCGTTCGACGACGGCCGGCCGGGCGATCGCCATCATCCATCACAGCAAGAGGAGAACGAATCATGA